The DNA sequence CGTGGTGGTGTGGTGCAGATCACACTACTGCCCCGGTCTACCCCTACTGGCCATCATCCCCTCTATCTATCTaaggtagtctgtcagtgtggcaagactggacacctcacacacgtgtttgaaggttgtgacactctcaaggaagagatgtctagtctcatccgctacagaagggagaatgctctcagtctgggagactttctccgcccacacccatcactcggagagaaaccgatgatggtcttggtcaccaatttgttcacctcaactgttgcgagctggttttagtgtgcttgcagcagacccagcacagcacagatccacttctggaatcttaagctaaatgtgtcccaaagacacacattttgtagtcctggcatcctgaaaggcagaggccccaacctacaggtttgctaccataccaaaaacgcctccagacacgggaacttgggagcagaggcaacagctccgcttgaacctcagaaaccaaatgtgcctccagacacacagatcccttagacggccgaggctgtggcctctaaggttctcttgtaccaaaccgcctcctgactctgcatcagattgcttgcgctggcatctgcttacatagacccacattaagtcaccaccgagtggtagacacagacgacatttggtagcactgactgccagcttcacggtaatgcgtacccatagcgcggctctgcatgggtgggaatgttctgagcaaaacactatgtgttactccataccccccgccctccatggaacttcttgaccccaacaaattgggggggggggggggagtttgcccagtcggtagaggcgctggctttaaaaccggttgttactatcagcgtgggttcaacccccaagttcggcgcgggatgtgtgtcccagagtcaactttgtgcagactctcctcggtgtccgaacacccccgtgtgcacgcatgcgcacgaaaaagatcccagggtcacagcgaaagcctcaggccttggaaacacgaatacatgcatgcaaaaatatgaagcccgggtgtccgttcggccaacagccaaaaaagtaaccatttcagcactgacccaagacgacccaacccggtccctagcccatttcaggtctcctctagcagccggcagccagctgtctacatcccccccccccccccccccccccccccccccccccccccccccgcatttttattttttattttcatacaaagccgggttttcccgtgtaacatgcccctaatggctttgccgtgagggcgtaaaactttcattttctcTATCTATCGTGCAGATCACACTGCTGACAAGTCTATCCCTACTGGCCATCATCTATCTATCGTGCAGATCACACTGCTGACAGGTCTACCCCTACTGGCCATCAtcccctctatctatctatcgtGCAGATCACACTGCTGACAGGTCTACCCCTACTGGCCATCAtcccctctatctatctatctatcgtGCAGATCACACTGCTGACAGGTCTATCCCTACTGGCCatcatctatctatctatcgtGCAGATCACCTTCCTGACAGGTCTACCCCTACTGGCCATCATCacctctatctatctatctatctatcgtGCAGATCACACTACTGACCGGTCTACCCCTACTGGCCATCATCacctctatctatctatctatctatctatatatcgtGCAGATCACACTACTGACCGGTCTACCCCTACTGGCCATCATCacctctatctatctgtctatctatctatctatatatcgtGCAGATCACACTACTGGCCGGTCTACCCCTACTGGCCATCATCacctctatctatctatctatctatctatatatcgtGCAGATCACACTACTGACCGGTCTACCCCTACTGGCCATCATCacctctatctatctatctatctatctatatatcgtGCAGATCACACTACTGACCGGTCTACCCCTACTGGCCATCATCacctctatctgtctatctatctatctatatatcgtGCAGATCACACTACTGGCCGGTCTACCCCTACTGGCCATCATCacctctatctatctatctatctatctatatatcgtGCAGATCACACTACTGACCGGTCTACCCCTACTGGCCATCATCacctctatctatctatctatctatatatcgtGCAGATCACACTACTGACCGGTCTACCCCTACTGGCCATCATCCCCTCGATCTACGTGGCGGGCTCCCTGTCCGACTTCCTGCGTCGCAAGAACATCATGTCCACCACTGCTGTCAGGAAAACCGGCGACTTTCTCTGTAAGACTTCTTCGTTAATTTTGGCTTTAGAGTTTGTTTCTTAGAAACCTTCTTTTCCTTGTCACCCTCTGGTTAGCCACACCATACCTGTCCAGGTTTCACGAAATTGGGATACGAATATCCTGCCACGAATAAAGACTCCAAGGGTGGGCTTTTTTATGCCGAGTTAATACACAGGTTGACATATTTAACGTACCCCGAAGTACGTCTCGTATGTAGGCATAAGATCCTACAAATGTTGAAATAATCCACTCGGTCATTGCTTTAATACGCCGCGTTTTGGCATGGAACCCCTTAAAATTGTCACAAAAACCTCCCGTTTTCGTCCGCTTATTCAGTCTACACCTGCATTGGTAGGAATGGCGTAATACAAGAAATACACAAGATtgccaaacaaaacatgttctgGATAtataattgatttgactttctctTTGCATGTTAACGTTACCAAGATGTGCCTATACTGAATTTTGTAGATTTTTTAATTAGTAccctccccccgcgggttagggggaagaatttacccgatgctccccagcatgtcgtaagaggcgactaagggatcctgtttctccttttacccttgttaagtgtttcttgtatagaatatagtcaatgtttgtaaagattttagtcaagcagtatgtaagaaatgttaagtcctttgtactggaaacttgcattctcccagtaaggtcatatattgtactacgttgcaagcccctggagcaattttttgattagtgcttttgtgaacaagaaacaattaacaagtggctctatcccatctccccccctttcctcgtcgcgatataaccttcgtggttgaaaacgacgttaaacaccaaataaagaaagaaagaattagtACCCTAAGTTTTTGTCATGTCGATTTTAGGGGTACCCTTATAGTTGAGCGGCAGagacgtgatccctgtaaaagaaatgttTGATCCGGAAAGCGTGTCAGATAGCCAAGTTAGGTGGCCAAaaatggcatagaaagtttgaatgaaatgacacgagaTTAATAAATTAGCTGGGTGACGAAAGTTGACACCATTTTTTTTTGTGCACGGTTTAAGCCTGTCTTTAACAGAGCGAATTCgtctacgcgaagtatacttcacgaagctttagcactaagTTGTCGGAaaaaagactttgtgaagtcgacttcgtgctcAATTAAAGACGGGCTTTATATTGAATCGAGACTGATACCCTTGCATTCTCATCATATTACCCCAATCCTGTCCtaaactcattgtctcccaggtacggatatatccgtacccactcataatttctatctgaccaggtacgggtctatccgctcagactgttagcttcagtcgcttcctgtaacgtcgatctaacgcctgtaTTCCAGCGTGTTggtacacagttactacacagttactacaattctgagtgacctgctgcagcatagctggtctcggctataaaaaacaagtcgcgtaaggcgaaaatacaacatttagtcaagtagctgtcgaactcacagaatgaaactgaacgcaatgcaacgcagcaagaccgtatactcgtgtccatcgctcatggcaaaggcagtgaaattgacaagaagagcggggtagtagttgcgctgagaaggatagcacgcttttctgtacctctcttcgttttaactttctgagcgtgttttcaatccaaacatatcatatctatatgtttttggaatcaggaaccgacaaggaataagatgaaagtgtttttaaattgatttcgaaaatttgattttaataataatttttaaatatttaattttcagagcttgtttttaatccgaatataacatatttatatgtttttggaatcagcaaatgatggagaataagatgaacgtaaatttggatagttttataaaaaaaatggtttttttacaattttcagatttttaatgaccaaagtcataaattaaattttaagccaccaagctgaaatgcaataccgaagtccgggctttgtcgaagattacttgaccaaaatttcaaccaatttggttaaaaaatgagggcgtgacagtgccgcctcaactttcacgaaaagccggatatgacgtcatcagagacatttatcaaaaaaatgaaaacacatgtccggggatatcatacccaggaactctcatgtcaactttcataaagatcggtccagtagtttggtctgaatcgctctacacgcacgcacgcacacacacacacacacacacacacacacacacacacacacacacacacacacacatacacacacacacacacacacacacacacacacacacacacacacacacacacacacacacatacaccacgaccctcgtctcgattcccccctctatgttaaaacatttagtcataacttgactaaaattaatgtaaaaaccgtggtcaacataggtggggtagaaagtgttaaggccAAACAATTGCCTATAGTATAGGACATGCATATTCCTTTCATCCACCTCTTGCAGGCAAGATCTTCCCCGGGGCCATCCTGATCTGCCTGAGTCACCTGGGGCCGGGTGACGTGGTGTGGTTCGTGGTGCTGTacgtgctggcgtgctgtctgcTGGCCTTCATCTACACCTCGTGGATCACCAACCCCGTGGACCTCTCACCCGCCTACACCGGCTTCATCACCTCGCTCTGCGAGACGGCGTCCATGTGGATCGCCATCGTCGTCCCTATTATTGTGGAAAACATCACCAGTGATGTGAGtttggctgttgttgttgatggtgtggtgttggtgttgtggtgttggggtggtggtagtggttggGGTgattggtgttggtggtggaggtttttgttgttgttgtttttggtggtggtggtaatgttgttggtggtggtttttGGTGTTGTCCCTATCCTTACTGAGAACATTACCAAAGACGTGAGTttggttgtagttgttgttgttgttgttgttgttgttgttgttgttgttgttgttgttgttgttgttgttgttgttgttggtggtggtggtggtagtggtcgTTATATATTGATGTTGTTGTCCCGATCCTGCAGTGACAACATTACCGAGGATATGAGTCTGGTTGTTCTGTGttattgtcgtcgttgtcgtcgtcgtcgtcgttgttgttgttgttgttgtgttgacacTGCCACCACTGTgaacatcgtcatcatcatcactaccTGTCTCTGACCTAATCACGTTCACCCCTTGCAGAAACTGGTGAGTCAGTGGCAGCTGGTGTTCTACATCACAGGGGGTCTTCAGGTCGTCACCTTCCTCTTCTACCTGGCCTTCGGATCCTCCCTGTTACAGCCCTGGGGCCGACCAGACAGCGCGCCGCACGGCGATGTCATCACAACCACGGAGAACACCGACGACGACTATCTGGCGGGCGGCAGCTACGTTAGACGTAAGAAGCTACGACGTAGCTTGTCGTGTCCCTACTCCTCGGACGGAGAAATAGGGCGACTAAGGACGTACCGTGCACCCCGCTCTGTCCTGTCCGACACCGAGGAGGATAACACCACCAGTTGGTTCAACGCACCGGGTAAAAGCAAACCTTCACATGTCAACAACTTTTCCCAAGCGCCGGTTTACAATAGTGTGTATTACACGACGAGTTCGACGTCAGCGAGTGAAGAACGTCACAAGCCCCTGACGTCAAACACGGATACTAGTTACGTCACGATGTACGGATCAGCCTCGGCGTACGATACAGCGGAAGACGAGGATTTGTACGAGAGTATGGACCTGGACAGGACACCACTCTTGGCCAACGGTTGCCCCAGACCCACAGCAAAGAATGCTGTGTATGAAAATGTACTTGTAGGGCCAGCCATTAACGACAGCCATGATgctaaggccaaataaaaagtatacgttggtttagggtaacccgaccgaccctattttttacCGCCCACCCTAaaaaggtttttttcatttctaaaaaataCCACAACTTTtagcacattttgcgaaccataccgagactaataagggaagtaacctcatATAAAAATCGactgaattaaaaacaaaacaaacaaaaaacgacctagcgaccctatcttttttgatGACgtacgttaccctaaaccaacattaacagctattgtgttttcagcgtagcaatagggtccgatatttagacgagacaagtataatgccgacgagtcgaagacgagtcgcattatacttgttcgagtctaaatatcggaccctattgctacgttgaaaatacaatagcgattatatagctgttctgaccttgatttgttgttccaaacttacaaaatgacagtttttgcgtcgatgcgttgataccgtttcttatgcgcaggcgccacactgactttggaaaaaaaccgcgatttgacaacacagctgttaaacagctttttattagttcattcgtatacagcaaaaagaagtttgagtttttttaattttgaacaagactacttatgaaaaaaaaccacaccacaacatcaacggaaaactagaaacaactgaaaaacTATacaggatgcaacaaggggaggagaagagaacagctaatccgtacaacgcgagcagacgcagcgaagttttcagtttgggtgaatggcatttatacttgtctcgtcatgaagcgaatttttcaacctcagttataaacgactacatgaatgttagtgccatgggttgtacatcaatacttcagaggggaagtggggtatttagtgtggagttacgagataagaaaagccgaatgcgaaagtttgtgtcagtcagcaactcagctcacacaggcacacacaaacggctgttccgttttactcccctgtttgtactacatctttcaactttgggcattttgtggtgtttagggacagaaaataattggtttagtcctgtttcatcgggaagttagcagaaaagggtatgctatcgacatttgtaaagctgaaaaacattcccgagaagaatttcaagttgtcagtgtactgttgtcgatcagtgaaacatcgtgtggtacagatgggtaaaccggaaccatgcgtctttgttattgacaatatgcttttggatattggcaaaaatggccgacttccgtagcattatgctttgatgatcggaagagaccatccaatcacagcccccgaattcagAATAGTAGccatatatatttttgtttggtctaACAGGCCAGGGAGTTCCTCACTTACCGCTGCGTCTAGTGGTGATTCTGTTGACAGCACTGAGGCAAAGAGTAGCGTACAGAGGAACGGAGATGTGCAGAACTCGGCGAGCAGACCACAACTCAAGTGATGGACTATTCAgcattttgtgtgtttgtattggtGACCTGGATTGATGGCAGTGATGGCGCTGTGTGTTTTGTCAAGAGCTATAATAGGCAAAAGAATACATAGGACGACATCCTGACACGGCAGCCGGTCAAACGCATGTAAAATAATCGAGCAACAGCTTTATTTTGATACAAAAACCTGTCAAATGCATTGAAAACCCGGTTGGACATTTCTCATATACCAAATTTCTGGTCTACGCCACCACTGTGATTGGCTGCTGTGTGTCTAATGGTAttatgtgtgtgcctgtgcgcgtgtgtgtacagAATTTCTCGAGAAGGACGGTAACTTTGGTCGGTGAATTCATTAATCAGTCTTGTGTTGTGAGAATTGGTTAAAGAACTTCGGCAGTCCTTTAATCTTGAATGTCAATTCGTGCTGCCTGGCATTGGTGTATTCTGTGATGTTCAGCATCGGTGTGTTCAATGTATGTACCCATGTtgaggcgtgtgtgtgcgtgcgtgcgtgtgtgtgtgtgtgtgtgtgtgtgtgtatgtgtgtgtgtgcgtgcgtgcgtgcgtgcgtgcgtgtgtgtgtgtgtgtgtgtgtgtgtgtgtgtgtgtgtgtgtgtgtgtgtgtgcgtgtgtgtgtgtgtgtgtgtgcgtgcgtgtgtgtgtgcgtgcgtgtgtgtgcgtgcgtgcgtgtgtgtgagttttcgaCGCGGATTGTATCATGTAGATACAGTTATTTAACTTAACGGAGTTTTGAAAGCTACTCCAGTTCAGGGAACGTTTGTTGATATTAAATACACCCAATCAGTTTGTCAggtttcttctctctctctctctctctctctctctctctctctctctctctctctctctctctctctctctctctctctctctctctttttgtgtgtgtgtgtgtacaagatGTTCAGGAATTTGTTCAAACGTCGGTGTGTGTCTGAGGGTGTGTTCAGTCTTTACAGATAACAATTACAACAGATTAGATTTGTTCAACGTACTTATCAGAAACTTGCTCACACGGAAAGACAAGGAAGCAAGGAGAACAAGAATAAATCAATttgctcactcacacacaaacactcacacacaaacactcacacacaaacactcacacacaaacacacacacacacacacacacacacacgcacacacacacacacacacacacacacacacacacacacacacacacacacacacacacatacaatactCTGAGTATCAGAAGACAACTGGAAAGCATCTTGTTAACCCAACAGTTATGTCCAGGCTTTGCATTGGATAcaagcatccctccactttgacacatatcaAAAATCAGCCCCATGGTTATTTTCAGCACAACGTcagatatattttttaattggGTGGGGCTGAAATAAATGTGACATTTTCATCAGTGTCAACCTGAAAAATTCAGGGAAAAATTGACACTGTGTACATCATGCTGTACGGCGGTTGAGTTTTGGCATGCGTCAACATTGATATATTTTCTTTCCCCCTGGGTATCTGCCAAGgaaccccaacccccacccccacacgtAGAGATATTTTCCCCCCAAACTGTCTTCACATCACTCAGGCATAAGGATCCCCCTCTTTTGCTAAAGGGTTTTACCTTTTGGTATGCATTTATCATGCAGAAAATGGACATAAGTGACTGATTTTGAAGGCAATATTGCTCACATGCGAATCaccatcttttcttttttttaagtctgTGATACATGCTTGCGACTTTGACACAGAAGAGTTTGCATAAGAACGTCGTTCATCTATTTAATTAAATAAATTAGCATAGTTACGGGGCATTTTCGAGTAAATTATAAGCCTTCTCAATGTGTAATTTGTAAGAACAATTACCTAAAATGGCTTATTATATATAGTATATCCGTTAGCATCGGCCTCAGAACTTCTCAGCCAttaaccccccctccctcctctccccccctacccccctcccctttcccaCTCTGCTCTTCCCTTGTCGTCCTGTGTCACAGCAACGACAGTGAGTGAAGCTTGCTAACATTTCAACAATTATTAAAGACATTGGTAGAAAGCATCATACATGTATTTGCTCACAGACTCGAAATCGCGTAGAAACAAAGACCACGTCCGTGATTGTGTGAAAAAAGTAGGCTTGAGCGCGATTGTAGAATCAGATCGTACACTCAATGCACGAAGTCGGTGCTCAAAACACATTAAGTGCTCAAAAAAGTAAGTGCTGACTTTCACGGTACACGGAAAGTATACAAAGCCATTTTCACTGACAGTTTTTTTCCCCCTCACTTTTAATGAGATGCTTTAACAATTAAACAAACGAAGTCTATCTTCTTTGCCGTCTCTTTCAAACTATCTGAACCAAAAACTAAATTGGAGAAGACGCTACAATACGAATAATAGTGTTACCTAAACTTTTGTCACTTCAAAGTCTATTACATTTGTTCTGCGAAAATGACAATGATGTTCAAGAATGAACTATGGTTTCGTGCGATATTCATAGAAGCAGTGGAAAGTAAAATCACCCACGAACAGGCTGTATGTTAGTTGGAATCGTTAACAAGAAAATGTTTCCACAGCGCATAGGACTGGTGTGCATCCACAGTTTCACAAGTTGCACAACCCCTTTCAAAGAGCACGGCTGTTAGTTCAAGTGCAGTCAGTTGATGATGGCATTAAAGTTATCTCTGCTGAATAAACGTCGCATTTCACATCCAGTGGAAAACTTCCCGCGTTAATATTTCATGTGAACTGTTTGATGATGACGTTAGATTCGTGTCTCTCACAATGACGTCACTGTCGCATGCAGTCACTAATGACGTCAACAGTGTCTGCGGACAAGAAATGGAGGACGTAA is a window from the Littorina saxatilis isolate snail1 linkage group LG10, US_GU_Lsax_2.0, whole genome shotgun sequence genome containing:
- the LOC138979114 gene encoding uncharacterized transporter slc-17.2-like, with amino-acid sequence MLKQRYTWDKVTQGWIHSSLFIGYYVTQLPSGILSTRYGGRRVAIAGLFVSALAQLLTPVAASIGVVFLCVVRAVCGFAAGFVYAPTFAVLANWVPSAESSLLFGLAGTGMELGAVLSFTLSSLVCESDVIGGWPMVYYVTGALGIVTTFVFWCLVSDIPSHNLWMSPRERHYIEHAVSQAGGHGHKDTNDNSPLTTSIPLRAILRSPAVWAIAVAQIGSDWLYYLLITVMPNFMEEVMHMSHTTITLLTGLPLLAIIPSIYVAGSLSDFLRRKNIMSTTAVRKTGDFLCKIFPGAILICLSHLGPGDVVWFVVLYVLACCLLAFIYTSWITNPVDLSPAYTGFITSLCETASMWIAIVVPIIVENITSDKLVSQWQLVFYITGGLQVVTFLFYLAFGSSLLQPWGRPDSAPHGDVITTTENTDDDYLAGGSYVRRKKLRRSLSCPYSSDGEIGRLRTYRAPRSVLSDTEEDNTTSWFNAPGKSKPSHVNNFSQAPVYNSVYYTTSSTSASEERHKPLTSNTDTSYVTMYGSASAYDTAEDEDLYESMDLDRTPLLANGCPRPTAKNAVYENVLVGPAINDSHDAKAK